One stretch of Chitinophaga pendula DNA includes these proteins:
- a CDS encoding co-chaperone GroES yields the protein MAKTLSIKPLADRVIVKPAAAEEKTAGGIIIPDTAKEKPQRGTVVAAGPGKKDEPVTVAVGDTVLYGKYSGTEISIEGEDYLIMRESDILAIV from the coding sequence ATGGCTAAAACATTAAGTATTAAACCTTTAGCTGACAGGGTGATCGTGAAACCTGCAGCCGCAGAAGAAAAAACCGCTGGTGGCATTATTATCCCAGACACTGCCAAAGAAAAACCTCAAAGAGGTACTGTAGTGGCAGCTGGCCCAGGTAAAAAAGACGAGCCGGTTACTGTAGCGGTAGGCGACACTGTCCTCTACGGTAAATACTCCGGTACTGAGATCAGCATCGAAGGCGAAGACTACTTAATCATGCGTGAGTCTGACATTTTAGCAATTGTTTAA
- the groL gene encoding chaperonin GroEL (60 kDa chaperone family; promotes refolding of misfolded polypeptides especially under stressful conditions; forms two stacked rings of heptamers to form a barrel-shaped 14mer; ends can be capped by GroES; misfolded proteins enter the barrel where they are refolded when GroES binds), producing the protein MAKQIFFNTDARNKMKKGVDTLADAVKVTLGPKGRNVVIEKKFGAPGITKDGVSVAKEIELEDAIENMGAQMVKEVASKTADIAGDGTTTATVLAQSIIGEGLKNVAAGANPMDLKRGIDKAVKAVVENLRSQSQTVGNDNKKIEQVASISANNDAEIGKLIAEAMNKVTKDGVITVEEAKGTDTTVEVVEGMQFDRGYLSAYFITNSEKMQVELQHPYILIYDKKISAMKDILHILEKVAQQGAPLLIISEDLEGEALATLVVNKLRGTLKVAAVKAPGFGDRRKEMLQDIATLTGGIVISEDQGYKLENADLTYLGRAESVTIDKDNTTVVGGKGEKSAIDGRINQIKSQIEVTTSDYDREKLQERLAKLSGGVAVLYVGAATEVEMKEKKDRVDDALHATRAAVEEGIVPGGGVAYIRAIESLDTLKGDNEDEQTGIIIVKRAIEEPLRQITANAGIEGSIVVQKVKEGKADFGFNARTEVYENMLAAGVIDPTKVSRIALENAASIAGMLLTTECVIADKPEPKSAAPAMPGGHGMGMDY; encoded by the coding sequence ATGGCAAAGCAGATATTTTTCAACACGGACGCCCGCAACAAAATGAAAAAGGGCGTAGACACACTGGCTGACGCAGTGAAAGTGACCCTGGGCCCTAAAGGCCGTAACGTAGTGATCGAAAAAAAATTCGGTGCTCCTGGTATCACTAAAGACGGTGTGAGCGTAGCAAAAGAAATCGAGCTCGAAGATGCTATTGAAAATATGGGCGCCCAAATGGTAAAAGAAGTAGCCTCCAAAACCGCCGATATCGCCGGTGATGGTACTACCACCGCTACCGTACTCGCTCAGTCCATCATCGGCGAAGGCCTCAAAAACGTAGCCGCAGGCGCTAACCCAATGGACCTCAAACGTGGTATCGACAAAGCCGTTAAAGCTGTAGTTGAAAACCTCAGAAGCCAATCCCAAACCGTTGGCAACGACAACAAAAAAATCGAACAAGTAGCTTCTATCTCCGCTAACAACGACGCCGAGATCGGTAAACTCATCGCCGAAGCTATGAATAAAGTAACCAAAGACGGCGTTATCACCGTTGAAGAAGCAAAAGGTACCGATACTACCGTAGAAGTAGTAGAAGGTATGCAGTTTGATCGTGGTTACCTGTCTGCCTATTTTATCACTAACAGCGAAAAAATGCAGGTGGAATTGCAGCACCCTTACATCCTGATCTACGACAAAAAGATCAGCGCCATGAAAGATATCCTGCACATCCTCGAAAAAGTAGCCCAACAAGGCGCTCCGCTCCTCATCATCTCCGAAGACCTCGAAGGCGAAGCACTGGCCACCCTCGTAGTAAACAAACTGCGCGGTACCCTGAAAGTAGCTGCCGTTAAAGCTCCCGGATTCGGCGACAGAAGAAAAGAAATGCTGCAGGACATCGCCACCCTCACCGGCGGTATCGTAATCAGCGAAGATCAAGGTTACAAACTGGAAAATGCCGACCTCACCTACCTGGGCCGCGCTGAATCCGTAACCATCGACAAAGACAATACTACCGTTGTTGGTGGTAAAGGCGAAAAATCCGCTATCGATGGCCGTATCAACCAGATCAAATCTCAAATCGAAGTAACTACTTCCGACTACGATCGCGAAAAACTCCAGGAACGCCTGGCTAAATTAAGCGGTGGTGTAGCCGTACTCTACGTAGGTGCCGCTACCGAAGTAGAAATGAAAGAGAAAAAAGACCGCGTTGATGACGCCCTCCACGCTACCCGCGCTGCCGTTGAAGAAGGTATCGTTCCAGGTGGTGGCGTTGCCTACATCCGCGCTATCGAATCCCTCGATACACTCAAAGGCGATAACGAAGACGAACAAACAGGTATCATAATCGTAAAACGCGCCATCGAAGAACCCCTCCGTCAAATCACCGCTAACGCCGGTATCGAAGGTTCTATCGTAGTACAGAAAGTGAAAGAAGGTAAAGCCGACTTCGGCTTCAACGCCCGCACCGAAGTATACGAAAACATGCTCGCCGCTGGTGTAATCGATCCTACCAAAGTAAGCCGCATCGCCCTCGAAAACGCTGCGTCTATCGCTGGTATGCTCCTCACCACCGAATGCGTGATCGCAGACAAACCAGAACCCAAATCCGCCGCTCCTGCTATGCCAGGTGGCCACGGTATGGGCATGGATTATTAA
- a CDS encoding FKBP-type peptidyl-prolyl cis-trans isomerase: protein MKYKFYTAACCLLLLLLAAGCAKKADLDLPNSVADQVRNEDQTIQLYLAANNISAQRDISGLYYKIVSYGNGARFIGPENIPSVQYTNRLLNGRTVAVSYGPTNFDGRALKDHLRGWQIGLPKISQGGKILLIIPSPLAYGSQRIDNIIPANAIIVSEIELVDFK from the coding sequence ATGAAATATAAATTTTACACCGCCGCCTGTTGTCTGCTCCTGCTGCTGTTAGCCGCCGGCTGTGCTAAAAAGGCAGACTTAGACCTGCCAAATTCCGTAGCCGACCAGGTCCGGAACGAAGACCAGACCATCCAACTATACCTCGCCGCCAACAATATCTCCGCACAAAGAGATATCTCCGGCCTGTACTACAAGATCGTCTCCTACGGCAACGGAGCCCGCTTCATCGGTCCCGAAAATATCCCCTCCGTCCAATATACCAACCGCCTCCTCAATGGCAGAACCGTCGCCGTATCATACGGCCCCACCAACTTCGATGGCAGAGCCCTCAAAGACCACCTCAGAGGCTGGCAGATAGGACTACCCAAAATCTCCCAGGGAGGTAAGATCCTCCTCATCATACCGTCACCCCTGGCCTATGGCAGCCAGCGGATAGACAACATCATCCCGGCCAACGCCATCATAGTATCCGAAATAGAATTGGTCGACTTTAAATAA
- a CDS encoding FKBP-type peptidyl-prolyl cis-trans isomerase, with protein sequence MKKLLFLGSLLLLLIAACKKSNNESFDPAAQMAADTVKIKAYLAKNNLTAQKDPSGLYYRIITPGTGTDTIKLESKLVVVYKGKYLDDDVEFDSSKDKPTDFGGNTRLKNLIRGWQIGLTKITKGGKIQLFIPSGLAYGNNPGNGLRNNACMIFEVELVDHAVN encoded by the coding sequence ATGAAGAAACTACTATTCTTAGGTAGCTTGCTGTTGCTGCTGATCGCTGCCTGTAAAAAAAGTAACAACGAATCTTTCGACCCAGCCGCCCAAATGGCAGCCGATACCGTAAAGATCAAAGCCTACCTGGCAAAAAACAACCTCACCGCTCAAAAAGATCCCAGCGGACTCTATTACCGGATCATCACCCCCGGCACCGGCACCGATACCATCAAACTGGAATCCAAACTGGTAGTAGTATACAAAGGGAAATACCTCGACGACGACGTGGAATTCGATTCCTCTAAAGATAAACCCACCGACTTCGGCGGTAACACCCGCCTCAAAAACCTGATCCGTGGCTGGCAGATCGGCCTCACCAAAATCACCAAAGGTGGAAAGATCCAACTGTTCATCCCCTCCGGACTAGCATATGGCAACAACCCCGGTAACGGCCTCCGCAATAATGCCTGCATGATCTTCGAAGTCGAACTCGTCGACCACGCCGTAAACTAA
- a CDS encoding L-serine ammonia-lyase, with the protein MAHESISVFDIFKIGVGPSSSHTLGPWRAALQFLEEIKTGGHSLSDVSAVTVLLYGSLAKTGHGHGTDIAVQLGLCGDDPVTFDVDRINSKMDDIRRHKKMSIGGVHTIEFDPLENINFLFDESLPFHPNALTFLVTFADGVQQASTFYSIGGGFVVKEGEGGTATAQVDLPFPIDTARQLLQWCIKTGYSISELVMENENAWRPEIDTRNGVLNIWRIMQECIYRGCHTAGELPGGLKVARRAAALNKKLLKGRTYTDYISWIEAIRAGGQHFAYTLDWVSCFALAVNEENASFGRVVTAPTNGAAGVIPAVLQYYIAFCDGFHDDRILQFLLTASEIGSIFKKRSTISAAMGGCQAEIGVSSAMAAAALTECMGGSQRQVLMAAEIAMEHHLGLTCDPIGGLVQVPCIERNTMGAIKAITASQLALQSNPELAKVSLDAVVKTMWDTALDMNSKYKETSDGGLAVNIPISLPEC; encoded by the coding sequence GTGGCACACGAAAGCATTTCCGTATTCGACATTTTTAAGATAGGCGTAGGTCCTTCCAGCTCTCATACTTTAGGCCCCTGGCGGGCAGCCCTCCAATTCCTGGAGGAAATAAAGACAGGAGGTCACTCCCTCAGCGACGTCTCCGCCGTTACCGTACTCCTGTACGGGTCCCTGGCCAAAACCGGCCACGGCCACGGCACCGATATCGCAGTCCAACTGGGCCTCTGTGGCGACGACCCCGTCACCTTCGACGTCGATCGCATCAACAGCAAAATGGATGATATCCGCCGCCATAAAAAAATGTCCATCGGTGGCGTACATACCATCGAATTCGACCCACTCGAAAATATCAACTTCCTCTTCGACGAATCTCTGCCTTTCCATCCCAACGCATTGACCTTCCTGGTCACCTTCGCCGATGGCGTACAGCAGGCTTCCACCTTCTACTCCATAGGAGGCGGCTTCGTAGTCAAAGAAGGAGAAGGAGGCACCGCTACAGCACAGGTAGACCTCCCTTTCCCCATCGATACCGCCCGCCAACTCCTGCAATGGTGCATCAAAACAGGCTACTCCATCTCCGAACTGGTCATGGAAAATGAAAACGCCTGGCGCCCCGAAATAGACACCCGCAACGGAGTACTCAACATATGGCGCATCATGCAGGAATGCATCTACAGAGGTTGCCATACCGCCGGCGAACTGCCAGGTGGACTTAAAGTAGCCCGCCGCGCCGCCGCACTCAATAAAAAATTACTCAAAGGCCGCACCTACACAGACTATATCTCCTGGATAGAGGCCATCCGCGCCGGCGGCCAACATTTCGCATATACCCTCGACTGGGTAAGCTGCTTCGCCCTCGCCGTCAACGAAGAAAATGCTTCCTTCGGCCGCGTCGTAACAGCCCCCACCAACGGCGCCGCTGGCGTAATACCTGCCGTATTACAGTATTATATCGCATTCTGCGATGGCTTCCACGACGATCGCATCCTCCAGTTCCTCCTCACCGCCTCAGAAATAGGTAGCATCTTCAAAAAAAGATCCACCATCTCCGCCGCAATGGGAGGCTGCCAGGCCGAAATAGGCGTATCCTCCGCCATGGCCGCAGCAGCACTCACAGAATGCATGGGCGGCTCCCAGCGTCAAGTGCTCATGGCCGCCGAAATAGCCATGGAACACCACCTCGGCCTCACCTGCGACCCCATTGGTGGCCTCGTACAAGTACCCTGTATCGAACGTAACACCATGGGCGCCATCAAAGCCATCACCGCCTCCCAACTCGCCTTGCAAAGCAATCCCGAACTGGCAAAGGTTTCCCTCGACGCCGTCGTGAAAACAATGTGGGACACCGCCCTCGATATGAACTCCAAATACAAGGAAACATCCGATGGCGGCCTGGCTGTCAACATACCCATCAGCCTCCCCGAATGCTAA